The DNA sequence CAACGTGCATCCGTCGCTCTATGGCCGGGAGGCCAAGGACACCGACGGCCCCTTCGATCCCGGCCGCGACGCGACCAGCCTGCCGCTCATCCGTCGGGCGCTGGAGCGCGGCGTGCCGCTGCTCGCCATCTGTCGCGGCATCCAGGAACTGAACGTCGCGCTCGGCGGCACGCTGGCGAGCGAAATCCAGGACCAGCCCGGGATCTGGGATCACCGCAAACCCGACGTGAAGGAACTCGACGTAGCCTATGGCATCCGTCAGGACGTCATCGTCAAGGAGGGAAGCTGCCTCGCTCCAGTGCTTGGCGCCGGCCGCATCCGCGTTAATTCGTTGCACCGCCAAGCGATCGGCTCCGCCGCTCCGCGGCTGGCGGTCGAAGCGGTCGCCGACGACGGCACCATCGAAGCGGTCTCGGTCATCGGCGCCAAGGCTTTCGCGGTTGGCGTGCAGTGGCATCCGGAATACTGGGTACGCACCGACACGCCTTCGGCAAGCCTGTTCAAGGCGTTCGGCGATGCCGTCAGAACCTACGCCGCCGGCCGCCTGGCGGCCTGACCCTTTCCGCCTCCGTATCGCCGCCCGAAGGAACGGCGCCAGGTGTCATCGCGCGCGCCGCGTGAACGGAGTCTCCGGCACCGGCGTCAGCGCTTTTCCGGTCGCAAACCAGGTTTCGATATTGTCGACGACGAGATCGGCCATGGCGTTGCGTGTCACCACCGATGCCGACGCCACATGCGGCAACAGTGACACGTTTGGCAGCGCCATCAGCGCGTCCGGCACCTGCGGTTCGTTCTCGAACACATCGAGACCGGCCCCGGCGATCACGCCGCTCTGAAGCGCCTGGATCAGCGCCCGTTCGTCGACGGTCGAACCGCGACCGACATTGATCAGAACGCCATTGTTGCCGAGTGCGGAAAGCACCTCGGCATTCACCGTTCGCCGCGTCGCCACCGTGCCGGGCACGATGACGATGAGTGTATCGACAGCCGCCGCGAGGCCGACGAGCGTCGGATGGTAGGCATAGGAAAGGCCTTCGCGCGGACTGCGCGTGTGGTAGGCGATCGATACCCCGAAAGCTTCCAGCCGCCTGGCGATCGAAAGGCCGATGCGCCCGAGGCCATAAAGACCGACGCCTCGGCCGCGCAGCGACAGCGGCGACAACGGGAACGCGCCGTCACGGCTCCAGCGCCCCTGGCGCAGCCATTGCTCTGCCTGCGGCAGCTGGCGGAGCGTGTTCAGCAGCAGGCCAATCGCAGTGTCGGCCACCTCTTCGGTCAGGACATCCGGTGTATTGCTGACGGCGATGCCCTTGGCGGCTGCATGCGCGATCTCGACGCCGTCGTAGCCGACGCCGAAATTGGCGATGATCTCAAGCTGCGGCAGGGCATCCATCAGCGCGGCGGGCACGCGTCCGGAAACGGCAATGGCCGTTACATCCTGCATCTGCGTGGTCACCAGCGCCGGATCCGCGTTTTCGATCCTGACGACCTCGAACCGCTCCGCGAGCCGATCGATGACCCGTTGGTTGATCTTTCCGGGCACGAGGACGCGCGTGCGGTTCACAGACATGGGCAGCTCCTGTCGGGAGGGAGATCTCAGGCGATGACGCGCAACGGGCCGGTCGACTGGCGGATGCGCATTTCCGGCTTGATCAGGTGAATGCCGTCAGGCTCATGGCTGCCCGAGAGCTTGTCGAGCAGCGCGCGGGCGGCACTGCGGCCGACATCGGCCTGGCCGTTCCAGACGGTGGTCAGCGCCGGCGTTGCGATCGAGGCCTCTTCCAGATCGTCGTAACCGGTGACCGAGATATCGACGCCTGGGACAAGACCGGCGCGGGCAATGCCGTTCATCATGCCGATCGCCACCAGATCGTTCCAGCAGACGACAGCCGTCGGTTTCTGCGGCAGGGAGAGCAGATGCACCGCCGCCTCGAAGCCGCCCTGCTTCGTGCGCGGGCCGGGAATACGCAGCTCCGGATCGACCTCGATATTGGCCTTGCGCAGCGCGTTGACATAGCCCTGATAGCGGTCGCGCCCGGTCGACGTCTGGTCGGTGCCGCCGACCATGGCGATACAGCGATGACCGAGGCCGATCAGATGGTTGGTCGCAAGCGAGATGCCATAGGCGTCATCGCCGCGGAAGATCGGAACGTCCACGCCCTCGATCGAACGGGCAATCAGGATCGCCGGCATGCCATTGTCCTCGGCAAGCTGGATGTCCTCCAGCGGCGTGCCGATCGCCGGCGACATGATCACGCCATCGCCGCCGAGCTGCAGCAGCGTTTCGATGAAATCGCGCTGCTTGTCGACGGAATCGTAGTGGTTGGAGAGAATGAAGGTCTGCTTGTCGCGGTCGAGCTCGGCCTCGATCGCTTTCAGGATTTCGCCGTAGAACGGGTTCATGATGTCGTGCACGACGACGCCGATGATGCCCGAACGGGATGTTCTGAGACTAGCGGCGCGACGGTTGTAGATGTAGCCGAGCGCGCGCGCCTGTTCCTTGATCTTGTCACGGGTGACGGTCGCCACCAATGGACTGTCGCGCAAAGCCAGGGATACCGTTGCCGTCGAAAGACCGAGTGTTTCCGCGATCGTCGAAAGCTTGACCTTTTGCGCCACGATGCCCCCTGTAAGCCCTGTTTCGCCCCCGGCCGCGCCAGCCCCACTATTCAAGCCGAGTGAGGTTTTTGCAGCAACCCTTGCAGCACCCGTCGCACATCCCAGCGGACATGCGCGTGCCACAAATTTAAATCCCTTTTAAACTGTTTAAATCGCCACGGCAATATGCGGCGAACAAGGCTCAGTCGGCGGCCCGGGCGGCCTGGAGGTTGCTGTCGACGGCGCGCAGCAGTTTCATCAGGGTGCGCACCTGCTTGTCGGTCAGGCCGCGTGTCGCGAGCTTTTCCGAGTGCTGTCCAGCCTCGGCGATGGTCTGCAGACGGTTGCGGCCGGGCTCGGTGAGATAGACCTTGGTGAGTCGGGCATCGTCCTCGTCCGGACGGCGCTCGAGGAAGCCTTGCGCCTCCATCCGCCCGATCGTGCGGGTCATGGTCGGCGCCTTGACCCCAAGCCTGGCGGCAAGCCCACCCGCGGTCATGCCGTCGGTTTCGGCCAGCGCCAGCATCACGCCGTCCTGTCCGGCGTAAAGACCACTTTCAAGCAGATTGCGGGAGAGCACGGTGCGCATGGAACGCGCTGCCTGGACAAGGATAGCGGCAAGATCGTGCGGCTCAATCAGGAGCTCGTCCTTCTTCTTGCCGTTCTTGCCCTTCTTTTCGGCCTTGCTCTTCTTGCCCATTGGACCTCCTGCCGAATCCCCACAACGAACACTTATAACAATACAGCTTGCGATTACGAACTGTATGACTCAAATAACAATTTTACGACAATTGACGTGGAGGTTCGAAGAGAAATGTCGATGCCTGAGCCGCGATGGCAGGACAATCCGACCGACCTTCCGCCCGGTGCCCGCCGCGACTGGATCGCCGTGCTGCCGCTCGGCGCCCATGAACAGCACGGTCCACATCTGCCCTTCGAAACCGACACGCTGATCGCCGAGGGTATCGTCTCGCGCACGATCGCCGCCCTGCCCGCCGACCTTCCGGCAACATTCCTACCGGTGGAGCCGGTCGGCTATTCCGTCGAACACATGGATGTCGCCGGCAGCCAGACCCTCGCCTATGACGAGGCGGTCGAGCGCTGGCTCGGCCTTGCCGGTGATCTTCACAGGCAAGGCATCCGCAAGTTCGTCATGCTGAACGCCCATGGCGGCAACTCGCCGTTGATGACGATCGTCGCCACCGAGGCGCGCGTGCGCTTCAGCATGCTGGCTGTCGCCACGAGCTGGACCCGCTTCGGACAACCGGATGGCTGGATCAGGCCGGAGGACAAGGCGCTCGACATCCACGGCGGCGACATCGAGACATCGGTGATGCTGGCGCTCCATCCGAACAGGGTCGACATGGCCAAGGCCGCACGTTTCCCCTCGCGCCAGGGCGAGTTTGTCGAACGCTTCAAGCACCTGCGCGCCTATGGCCCCCACGCCTTTGGCTGGAAGATGCGCGACCTGAATGACGAAGGCGTCGCCGGCAATGCCGCGGCCGCCACCGCCGCACGCGGCGAGATCCTAATCGCCCATGCCGTCCAGGGCCTTCTTGAGCTACTGGCCGATATCAGGGATTTCGACCCGGCCGATCTCGCCTGACGGTGACAGGCATGCCCATACGGACATCGCCCGGCAAGCGCCATTGGTCGGCCTCGGCATACTCCGTTGTCCGGCAAACACTTTGTTTGCGCTTTTGCGGTATCAGATTTGCGAACGTGAAGGCGTAGGGCAGACACACCCATGGCGAAGATCATCGCGCTCGGCGCCTATTTCTACCAGGCCGTCATCGCCTTCGGCCTGCTGATCATCGTCGCCCACTGGCTGGCGCCGGCCGACTACGCCAGCTACTCGTTGTTCATCTCCATCTGCCAGTTTGCCGCGATCGCCGCCTTCGAATGGGTGCGCTTCGCCTGCACGCGGTTCTACCCGGGAGCAGATGCGGACAGTGAAGCGGCGGAACGACGCGTAATCCTGACTGAAGCCCTTGTCTGCGCCGTCCTGTGCCTGATCGCGGCGAGCGTGTCCCTCTTCTTCGGCGTGCCACCCGTCGTGGCGCTTGTCGGCGGACTGGTCTCGATCGCGCAAGGGGGCAGCGACCTGCATCTGACGATGCTGCGATTCCGCCAGAATTTTCGCGCCTTCTCGGTGCTGCAGGGATCTCGCGCCACCATCCTCGCCGCGGGCACGCTTCTCGGTGCGCTCATCTCGCCAAGCTTCCTGTCGACGGTCACGGGTCTTCTCGCTGGCTACGTTGCCTATGGCCTACTTGCGTTCCTGCTCTCGCGCCGCGCCGTCACGCGCCCTGCAGTCGCGCTCGACAGCGCCCGTATCCGCAAGCATCTCGTCTATGGCAGCGTGTCGGCCGGGGCCGCCACCGCCGCCATGTTCGCGCCCTTGGTACTGAAGGCGATCCTCACCTCCGCACTCGGCGCGACGGGCGCCGCCGGCGCCCTGCTCGCGCTCGACCTGCTGCAACGTCCGTTCGTGCTCATCGTCTCCGCATTGCAGGCAATCCAGTATCCGGAGATCGTCGCCGCCCATGACCGGGCTGAAGATCGCGCAAGTCTTCCCCGCCAACTCGGCCAATACTACGCGCTGCTGACAAGCTTCGCCCTGATGATGGCGGCCGGCATCTTCGCCGTCCTGCTGCCCGCCGCCTGGCTCGTCATCAGTCCGGACCTGCAGCGAGGCTTCCTCGCCACGGCACCTGCCATCATCGTGCTTTCGCTTGTTCGCACGCTGACGCAGATCATGTTGCCGACGCCGCTGCACTTGAGGCAGCGCCTTGCGTTGATCCTGCTGCTCGCCGTGGCCGACTGCGTGCTCTTAAGCCTTGGGGCATTGGCAGCCCTGGCCGTGGCTGGGGCGGATGATGCGGCACTGGCCTGGGGGAGCACCATCGGCGCGGTCCTCGCCGCCCTGGTCGGCCTTCGCCTGATGTCCTCGCTCGCTTTCGACTTCTCCTGGCCGCCCGTGCTCTTGTCCGCCGCCGGACTTGGCGCGGCCGTGCTGGCTTTCTTCCTCTCCGGTGAAACCAGCTACGTCGCGATCGGTACCGGCATTGTCGTTGGAGGTCTTCTCTGCCTGCTCGCGCTCAACCGGTTGCGGCTGATGATGCAGTCGCCGAGACCCGGCGCAGCCTAGGCGCTAAGAGAAACTGCACGAATTTCAGGTTAGATCGCGCCGAAACGAGCGGAGGCGCCCCATGAACATCGTCGTCGGCATTGCGACCGCGGGCCGCCGCGATGTCCTATCCGAAACCCTGTTGCATCTGACGTGGCAGACGCGGCTGCCCGACGGCGTCCTCATCTGCCCGAGCACGGGGGACGACGTCGACGAAGCCGGAATCGGCGCGCTTCCCCTGGAGACCCGTATCGTCGCGGGCAACAAGGGCTCCAGCGCCCAGCGCAATGCCATCCTCGACCAGGCGACAAACGCCGACCTGATCGTCTTTTTCGACGACGACTTCCTGCCGCGCAGCGATTTTCTCGCCGAGGTCGAAAGGCTCTTCCGGCGCGAGGCGGATCTCGTCGTGGCAACCGGCCAGGTTCTGGCCGATGGCATTCACGGCCCGGGCATATCGATTGCCGATGCCAAGGCGATCCTCGACGCGGATCCCGGCGCCGAGCCGCACGATGTCACGCAGCCGGCCTTCAACGCCTATGGCTGCAACATGGTCTTCCGCGTATCGGCGATTGCCGCCGAGCGCACCCGTTTCGACGAACGCCTGCCGCTCTATGGCTGGCAGGAGGATGTCGATTTCTGCCGCCGTCTGGCCTCGCACGGGCGGATCGTGAAATCGCCTGTGCTGCGCGGTGTCCATCTCGGCAACAAGCGCGGCCGTACCTCGGGTCTTCGCTTCGGTTATTCGCAGGTCGCCAACCCGCTTTATCTGCGCAACAAGGGCACGGTCGGACTGAAATGGGCGCTTCGCCTCATGGGCGGCAACATAGCCGCCAACATCCTCGGCAGCCTCAAGCCGCAAGGCCTCGTCGATCGGCGCGGCCGCCTCAAAGGCAACCTCATGGCATTTGGTGATTTTGTCCGGGGTCGACTGGACCCGATGCGGGTTCTCGACCTGTGATAGCCAGGCCGCGCCGAATGGATCAGGCGTGCTGCGCCGCCAGCATGTTGAGCAGCACGGCCGCGCTTCCGTCCCAGGAAAAGCGCTTGGCGTTGTCGAAGCCGCCCCGCCTCAACTGCCGGCGCAGAGCATCGTCGGCGGAGATCGTCCGCATCGCCTCGACCAGGGTCTCCGGCTTCAAGGGATCGAAGTAGCGGACCGCATCGCCGCAGGCCTCGCGGACCGGCGGGATGTCGGCGGCGAGCACGGGACAACCTTGCGACATCGCTTCAAGCGGCGGGATGCCGAAACCCTCGTAGAGGCTGGGAAAGACGAAGGCGACGGCCCGCCGCTGCAGTCCGGCGATCTCTTCATCGGTCAGGCGCCCCGGAAAAATCAGATTGCCCTTCGATGTCGGCGCGATGTCGCGAAACACCGTCGGGTCGGTACCGCCCACGACCACGAGCTTGTGGTTGCGGGCGCCAAGCGCCTCGAAAGCGCGCACCGCGAAGTCGACATTCTTGTTGGGCTTCAGCGTGCCGACCAACAGGAAGAACGGCGTGTCGGCGAGTCCCAGCCGTTCGATGATCCCCTCGTCCGGGCGAAGCGCTGCGAAATGATCCGTCGCATTGTAGATCACGTCGATACCGGCCGCCGGCACGCGGAAGACATCGGCGAGTTCCTGGCGCGAGAAGTTCGAGACCGTGCCGATTTTCGCCCGCCGTGTCAGAAGGTAGCCGAGCGTCCCATGGAACAGCCGGTAGCCGCGGCCGAACGAGGCTGGATGACGAAACAAGGTGACGTCGTGGATCACAACCACCTGGTCACCGTGCAGCACCGGGCCGCTGCCGCCGAAGCCGACGAGCGTGTCGCGCCGTGCGCGCCAATAGAGCGCGCGCTGCTCCCAGACGTGGCCTGGCCCGGAGCCGAATGACTCGACCGAAATCGCCTTGAGACCGAGATCGCCGGCCGCCTTGCCCGGTGCGAGCACCCGCCAGCGCACGCCCTTCAGGGCATGCGGCACTTGGCCGGAGGCGATGCGGGCGTCGAGTGCCCGGGTCATCTCGCGGGCGAAGCGCTGAACGCCGGTGAGCGGCTGGGTCAGGAACCGGCCGTTGATGGAAATCGTCTTCACCTGTGCACCCCTAGGATATGGCGCGCACTCTCGCCGATTTTGATGAAAGGAGAGTTATCGGGTGCTCCGGCGACCACTGTCTCGCGGCCGGCAAAATCGCCGGCGCCATTTGCGCATCGCCGCCGCATCTCCTATATGAAAGCCGACTTGGATGCCTGCCCGCCGCATCCGGAAATCCCAGAGGTTCCCATGACCGAAACATCCCCGCAGAAGCCGATCCCCGTCACCGTGCTCACCGGTTATCTCGGCGCCGGCAAGACGACGCTGTTGAACCGCATTCTCAGCGAGAACCATGGCCGCAAATACGCTGTCATCGTCAACGAGTTCGGCGAGATCGGCATCGACAACGACCTGATCGTGGAATCCGACGAGGAAATCTACGAGATGAACAACGGCTGCGTCTGCTGCACCGTGCGCGGCGACCTGATCCGCGTGGTGGAAGGCCTGATGCGCCGTCCCGGCCGTTTCGATGCGATCATCGTCGAGACCACAGGTCTTGCCGATCCGGTGCCGGTCGCCCAGACCTTCTTCATGGATGATGACGTGCGCGCCAAGACCGAGCTCGACGCCGTGGTGGCGCTGGTCGACGCCAAGCATCTGCCGTTGCGCCTGAAGGACAGCCGCGAGGCCGAAGACCAGATCGCCTTCGCCGACGTCGTGCTGCTCAACAAGACCGACCTCGTCACGCCCGAGGAACTGGAGCGCATCGAGGCGACCGTGCGCGTCATCAACCCGTCGGCCCGCATCTATCGCACGCAGCGTTCCGACATCGATCTCGCCAAGGTCCTCGACCAGGGCGCCTTCAACCTGGAAAGGGCGCTCGAAAACGACCCGCATTTCCTCGACCAGGACGATCATGACCATGATCACGTCTGCGGCCCGGATTGCGGTCACGATCACCACCATCACGATCATGACCACCACCACCATGATCATGACCACGATCACGACCATCATCATCATCACCACCACGACCACGCCCCCTCGCCGATCCATGACGTGACGGTGCAGTCGATCTCGCTGCGCGGCGGCGAGATGAACCCGGACCGCTTCTTCCCCTGGATCCAGAAGATCACCCAGACGGACGGCCCGAACATCCTGCGCCTCAAGGGCATCATCGCCTTTGCCGGCGACGCCGAGCGTTACGTCGTCCAGGGCGTGCACATGATCATCGAGGGCGACCACCAGCGTGCCTGGAAAGATGGCGAGAAGCGCGAAAGCCGCCTCGTCTTCATCGGCCGCGATCTCGACCGCGAGAAGCTCGAGCGCACGTTCAAGGCATGCGAGGCGCAGCCGAACTGATGCCGACTGTCGCTCCCCTCGATCTTGAAGGTCATGTCGTCGGCGTGGCCTTTCTCAAAGGTGTCCCCTTCTTCGCTGAAGCCACCGGTGCCATCCACCGCCTCGACCTCGGTCACAAGACGACGGAGGTCCATGAGGGCCTGCTGTCGCTCGTCGTCGACGAAGCCAACGACACGCTGCTGACCGGCGGCGAAGACGGCAAGATCATGCGCACCGGTGCCGACGGCGCGACGTCGCTGGTCGCCGAGGCGCCGCGCAAGTGGATCGCCCAGGTTGCCGCCGGACCTCAAGGTGCGGTCGGTTACGCCTATGGCAAGACCACCCACGTGCGGCTTGCCGATGGCACGACGAAGGAGTTTGCCGAGGAACGCACCGTGGAGGGCCTCGCCTTTGCGCCGAAAGGCCTGCGCATCGCCGCGGCCCGTTACAATGGCGTGTCCATGCATTGGGTTGGAACCTCCGGCCAGCCGATTGATCTCGAATGGAAGGGCGCCCATACCGGCGTCACCTTCTCGCCCGATGGCCGCTTTCTCGTCACCACCATGCAGGAAAACGCGCTGCACGGCTGGAAGCTAGACGCCAAGCCCGGCGCCGAGGCGCGCCATATGCGCATGACCGGTTATCCCGCCAAGGTGAAGTCGCTCTCCTGGTCGGCCAAGGGCAAGTGGCTCGCCTCCTCGGGCGCACCGGCCGCAATCGTCTGGCCCTTCCAGGGCAAGGACGGGCCGATGGGCAAGGCGCCGCTCGAACTCGGCACCCGCGCAGACATCATGGTGACCGCCGTCTGCTGTCACCCGGCCGAAGACATCGTGGCGATCGGCTATCAGGACGGCATGATCCTCGGCGCACGCTTTGCCGACAGCAAGGAAGTGCTGTTGCGTCGTCCGGGCAAGGGCGCCATCACCGCCATGGCCTGGAACAAGGACGGCAAGCAGCTGGCCTTCGGTTCGGCCGAGGGCGACTGCGGCGTCGTCGACATCGCCGGATAGCGGACAAGCCATGACCGCATTGATTGAGACGCAACAATACGCAGGCTCACTCGCCGCACCGCTCGGTGACGGTGAGGTGTGGGAGCTTGTGCGCGCGGAAGCGCAGGCGCTCGCCACACGCGAGCCGGTCATGGGGCCAGCCCTGACGCTGGTCACCGATGCCGGGTCAAATGCCGAGCTTGTGGCAGGCGTCCTTGCAGCACCCCTAGCCCTCGCACGCACGGACGAACAGTCGCTTGCATCTCTGCTTGCGGCTGTCTTCAACACCAACCCGCAGATCCTGCTTGCAACCGAAGCAGACCTGCAGGCGGTGATGGAGCGTGACCCCGCCTGCCCGGGCTTCCTGCACGTACTTGTCAATCTCAAGGGCTTCCAGGCGCTGCAGACCTATCGGGCTGCCCATCAGCTGTGGTTCGATGGCCGCAAAGAGGTCGCCAGCTGGCTGTCGAACCTCGCCTCGCTCGTCTTCGGGCCCGACATTCACCCGGCCGCCTGCATCGGCAAGGCCGTGATGCTCGACCACGGCTCCGGCATCGTCATCGGCGAGACCTCGG is a window from the Ensifer adhaerens genome containing:
- a CDS encoding gamma-glutamyl-gamma-aminobutyrate hydrolase family protein; this translates as MSKPVVAIPCDFREFDGNVWHVVAHQYVRAAVEGAGVMPFLVPALETGNDIDEILDRVDGVLASGARSNVHPSLYGREAKDTDGPFDPGRDATSLPLIRRALERGVPLLAICRGIQELNVALGGTLASEIQDQPGIWDHRKPDVKELDVAYGIRQDVIVKEGSCLAPVLGAGRIRVNSLHRQAIGSAAPRLAVEAVADDGTIEAVSVIGAKAFAVGVQWHPEYWVRTDTPSASLFKAFGDAVRTYAAGRLAA
- a CDS encoding 2-hydroxyacid dehydrogenase; this encodes MNRTRVLVPGKINQRVIDRLAERFEVVRIENADPALVTTQMQDVTAIAVSGRVPAALMDALPQLEIIANFGVGYDGVEIAHAAAKGIAVSNTPDVLTEEVADTAIGLLLNTLRQLPQAEQWLRQGRWSRDGAFPLSPLSLRGRGVGLYGLGRIGLSIARRLEAFGVSIAYHTRSPREGLSYAYHPTLVGLAAAVDTLIVIVPGTVATRRTVNAEVLSALGNNGVLINVGRGSTVDERALIQALQSGVIAGAGLDVFENEPQVPDALMALPNVSLLPHVASASVVTRNAMADLVVDNIETWFATGKALTPVPETPFTRRAR
- a CDS encoding LacI family DNA-binding transcriptional regulator; this translates as MAQKVKLSTIAETLGLSTATVSLALRDSPLVATVTRDKIKEQARALGYIYNRRAASLRTSRSGIIGVVVHDIMNPFYGEILKAIEAELDRDKQTFILSNHYDSVDKQRDFIETLLQLGGDGVIMSPAIGTPLEDIQLAEDNGMPAILIARSIEGVDVPIFRGDDAYGISLATNHLIGLGHRCIAMVGGTDQTSTGRDRYQGYVNALRKANIEVDPELRIPGPRTKQGGFEAAVHLLSLPQKPTAVVCWNDLVAIGMMNGIARAGLVPGVDISVTGYDDLEEASIATPALTTVWNGQADVGRSAARALLDKLSGSHEPDGIHLIKPEMRIRQSTGPLRVIA
- a CDS encoding MarR family winged helix-turn-helix transcriptional regulator, which translates into the protein MGKKSKAEKKGKNGKKKDELLIEPHDLAAILVQAARSMRTVLSRNLLESGLYAGQDGVMLALAETDGMTAGGLAARLGVKAPTMTRTIGRMEAQGFLERRPDEDDARLTKVYLTEPGRNRLQTIAEAGQHSEKLATRGLTDKQVRTLMKLLRAVDSNLQAARAAD
- a CDS encoding creatininase family protein, producing MSMPEPRWQDNPTDLPPGARRDWIAVLPLGAHEQHGPHLPFETDTLIAEGIVSRTIAALPADLPATFLPVEPVGYSVEHMDVAGSQTLAYDEAVERWLGLAGDLHRQGIRKFVMLNAHGGNSPLMTIVATEARVRFSMLAVATSWTRFGQPDGWIRPEDKALDIHGGDIETSVMLALHPNRVDMAKAARFPSRQGEFVERFKHLRAYGPHAFGWKMRDLNDEGVAGNAAAATAARGEILIAHAVQGLLELLADIRDFDPADLA
- a CDS encoding lipopolysaccharide biosynthesis protein; its protein translation is MAKIIALGAYFYQAVIAFGLLIIVAHWLAPADYASYSLFISICQFAAIAAFEWVRFACTRFYPGADADSEAAERRVILTEALVCAVLCLIAASVSLFFGVPPVVALVGGLVSIAQGGSDLHLTMLRFRQNFRAFSVLQGSRATILAAGTLLGALISPSFLSTVTGLLAGYVAYGLLAFLLSRRAVTRPAVALDSARIRKHLVYGSVSAGAATAAMFAPLVLKAILTSALGATGAAGALLALDLLQRPFVLIVSALQAIQYPEIVAAHDRAEDRASLPRQLGQYYALLTSFALMMAAGIFAVLLPAAWLVISPDLQRGFLATAPAIIVLSLVRTLTQIMLPTPLHLRQRLALILLLAVADCVLLSLGALAALAVAGADDAALAWGSTIGAVLAALVGLRLMSSLAFDFSWPPVLLSAAGLGAAVLAFFLSGETSYVAIGTGIVVGGLLCLLALNRLRLMMQSPRPGAA
- a CDS encoding glycosyltransferase family 2 protein, which gives rise to MNIVVGIATAGRRDVLSETLLHLTWQTRLPDGVLICPSTGDDVDEAGIGALPLETRIVAGNKGSSAQRNAILDQATNADLIVFFDDDFLPRSDFLAEVERLFRREADLVVATGQVLADGIHGPGISIADAKAILDADPGAEPHDVTQPAFNAYGCNMVFRVSAIAAERTRFDERLPLYGWQEDVDFCRRLASHGRIVKSPVLRGVHLGNKRGRTSGLRFGYSQVANPLYLRNKGTVGLKWALRLMGGNIAANILGSLKPQGLVDRRGRLKGNLMAFGDFVRGRLDPMRVLDL
- a CDS encoding glycosyltransferase family 4 protein, which translates into the protein MKTISINGRFLTQPLTGVQRFAREMTRALDARIASGQVPHALKGVRWRVLAPGKAAGDLGLKAISVESFGSGPGHVWEQRALYWRARRDTLVGFGGSGPVLHGDQVVVIHDVTLFRHPASFGRGYRLFHGTLGYLLTRRAKIGTVSNFSRQELADVFRVPAAGIDVIYNATDHFAALRPDEGIIERLGLADTPFFLLVGTLKPNKNVDFAVRAFEALGARNHKLVVVGGTDPTVFRDIAPTSKGNLIFPGRLTDEEIAGLQRRAVAFVFPSLYEGFGIPPLEAMSQGCPVLAADIPPVREACGDAVRYFDPLKPETLVEAMRTISADDALRRQLRRGGFDNAKRFSWDGSAAVLLNMLAAQHA
- a CDS encoding CobW family GTP-binding protein, translating into MTETSPQKPIPVTVLTGYLGAGKTTLLNRILSENHGRKYAVIVNEFGEIGIDNDLIVESDEEIYEMNNGCVCCTVRGDLIRVVEGLMRRPGRFDAIIVETTGLADPVPVAQTFFMDDDVRAKTELDAVVALVDAKHLPLRLKDSREAEDQIAFADVVLLNKTDLVTPEELERIEATVRVINPSARIYRTQRSDIDLAKVLDQGAFNLERALENDPHFLDQDDHDHDHVCGPDCGHDHHHHDHDHHHHDHDHDHDHHHHHHHDHAPSPIHDVTVQSISLRGGEMNPDRFFPWIQKITQTDGPNILRLKGIIAFAGDAERYVVQGVHMIIEGDHQRAWKDGEKRESRLVFIGRDLDREKLERTFKACEAQPN
- a CDS encoding WD40 repeat domain-containing protein → MPTVAPLDLEGHVVGVAFLKGVPFFAEATGAIHRLDLGHKTTEVHEGLLSLVVDEANDTLLTGGEDGKIMRTGADGATSLVAEAPRKWIAQVAAGPQGAVGYAYGKTTHVRLADGTTKEFAEERTVEGLAFAPKGLRIAAARYNGVSMHWVGTSGQPIDLEWKGAHTGVTFSPDGRFLVTTMQENALHGWKLDAKPGAEARHMRMTGYPAKVKSLSWSAKGKWLASSGAPAAIVWPFQGKDGPMGKAPLELGTRADIMVTAVCCHPAEDIVAIGYQDGMILGARFADSKEVLLRRPGKGAITAMAWNKDGKQLAFGSAEGDCGVVDIAG
- the cysE gene encoding serine O-acetyltransferase, with the protein product MTALIETQQYAGSLAAPLGDGEVWELVRAEAQALATREPVMGPALTLVTDAGSNAELVAGVLAAPLALARTDEQSLASLLAAVFNTNPQILLATEADLQAVMERDPACPGFLHVLVNLKGFQALQTYRAAHQLWFDGRKEVASWLSNLASLVFGPDIHPAACIGKAVMLDHGSGIVIGETSVIEDQVSILQNVTLGGTGKETGDRHPKIRRGVMIGAGAKILGNIEVGAFSKVAAGSVVLKSVPPRTTVAGVPATVVRIHRVDEVPAAEMDQTIV